The Arctopsyche grandis isolate Sample6627 chromosome 7, ASM5162203v2, whole genome shotgun sequence genome includes a window with the following:
- the LOC143914391 gene encoding protein THEM6-like — protein MLCFTMVVVMLMYIIWEVNYFLNVAFVIAFGRLFDKKRKLNETTTIYGFCTPSDVDIFLRHMNNARYMRKLDFARFHFYDRTGLYKNISAVNGHALQGATTIRYRRTIPIFTAFKVETKLVYWDDKTIFIEHQFISTNDNFVRAIAVSKQSIIGLSVDDLFKGLEGFEKKPTCPPEISHWLESVEISSAKLRKKD, from the exons ATGTTGTGCTTTACAATGGTTGTGGTGATGCTGATGTATATCATATGGGAGGTTAATTACTTCTTAAATGTAGCTTTCGTTATCGCTTTCGGCCGCTTATTTGAcaagaaaagaaaattaaatgagACCACGACAATTTATG GTTTCTGTACCCCAAGCGACGTTGACATATTTCTGCGTCACATGAATAATGCTAGGTATATGAGAAAGTTGGATTTTGCTAGATTTCATTTCTACGACAGAACAGGCTTGTACAAAAATATCTCAGCAGTCAATGGACACGCTCTTCAAGGAGCTACGACTATCAGATATCGCCGGACAATACCAATATTTACCGCATTCAAAGTTGAAACTAaa TTGGTTTATTGGGATGATAAAACAATATTCATCGAACACCAGTTCATATCCACTAACGATAATTTTGTGCGTGCGATAGCCGTGTCTAAGCAAAGTATAATTGGTCTCAGTGTTGATGATCTATTTAAAGGTTTAGAAGGATTTGAGAAAAAACCTACGTGTCCTCCAGAAATCAGTCATTGGTTGGAGTCAGTCGAGATTTCAAGCGCCAAATTGAGAAAAAAGGATTGa
- the LOC143914395 gene encoding protein THEM6-like isoform X2, which produces MAVEGTSGAPIWLVVIIAAFLILYSFFDIAYFARMAYTILKARYFKNKICIMEKTELKSWCFTNDIDTLLYHMNNARYLRELDFARAEFYERTGLWASIKQAGGGVVQAATTVRYRRFIKPSTTFKITSKAVFWDEKTIFMDHEFISSDGFVNAVATCRQRVIGCGANTVVNLLHQVQCGGTCKAVAPVEMPPEIVAWVQANDISSAKLRKPKCDCEPDQCKCCFQITNTKLESTEKINGHVNIIMEDHQLRRDPVFISSCMSN; this is translated from the exons atgGCTGTCGAAGGAACTTCTGGTGCTCCAATATGGCTGGTGGTAATAATAGCGGcttttttaattctatattcATTTTTTGACATTGCATATTTTGCAAGGATGGCATATACCATATTAAAGGcgagatattttaaaaataaaatatgcataatggaaaaaactgaattaaaat CGTGGTGCTTTACAAATGATATTGATACTTTATTATACCATATGAATAATGCGCGATATTTGAGGGAGTTGGATTTTGCCAGAGCTGAGTTTTATGAAAGAACTGGCTTGTGGGCAAGCATCAAACAAGCCGGAGGTGGTGTAGTTCAAGCGGCCACAACTGTACGGTATCGTCGATTCATCAAACCCTCAACCACTTTCAAAATCACTTCAAAG gcTGTATTTTGGGATGAAAAAACAATATTCATGGATCATGAATTTATATCATCCGATGGTTTTGTAAATGCAGTGGCGACTTGTAGACAAAGGGTTATTGGATGTGGAGCTAATACTGTAGTGAATCTTCTTCATCAAGTTCAATGTGGAGGAACGTGCAAAGCTGTCGCTCCTGTAGAAATGCCACCAGAA ATTGTCGCTTGGGTGCAAGCTAATGATATATCATCAGCCAAATTAAGAAAACCAAAATGCGATTGTGAGCCCGATCAATGTAAATGTTGCTTTCAAATCACCAACACAAAATTGGAAAGTACAGAAAAAATCAACGGCCATGT caATATTATAATGGAGGATCATCAATTACGAAGGGATCCTGTATTTATATCATCATGCATGTCAAACTga
- the LOC143914395 gene encoding protein THEM6-like isoform X1, which produces MAYTILKARYFKNKICIMEKTELKSWCFTNDIDTLLYHMNNARYLRELDFARAEFYERTGLWASIKQAGGGVVQAATTVRYRRFIKPSTTFKITSKAVFWDEKTIFMDHEFISSDGFVNAVATCRQRVIGCGANTVVNLLHQVQCGGTCKAVAPVEMPPEIVAWVQANDISSAKLRKPKCDCEPDQCKCCFQITNTKLESTEKINGHVSSNSTRKEKEV; this is translated from the exons ATGGCATATACCATATTAAAGGcgagatattttaaaaataaaatatgcataatggaaaaaactgaattaaaat CGTGGTGCTTTACAAATGATATTGATACTTTATTATACCATATGAATAATGCGCGATATTTGAGGGAGTTGGATTTTGCCAGAGCTGAGTTTTATGAAAGAACTGGCTTGTGGGCAAGCATCAAACAAGCCGGAGGTGGTGTAGTTCAAGCGGCCACAACTGTACGGTATCGTCGATTCATCAAACCCTCAACCACTTTCAAAATCACTTCAAAG gcTGTATTTTGGGATGAAAAAACAATATTCATGGATCATGAATTTATATCATCCGATGGTTTTGTAAATGCAGTGGCGACTTGTAGACAAAGGGTTATTGGATGTGGAGCTAATACTGTAGTGAATCTTCTTCATCAAGTTCAATGTGGAGGAACGTGCAAAGCTGTCGCTCCTGTAGAAATGCCACCAGAA ATTGTCGCTTGGGTGCAAGCTAATGATATATCATCAGCCAAATTAAGAAAACCAAAATGCGATTGTGAGCCCGATCAATGTAAATGTTGCTTTCAAATCACCAACACAAAATTGGAAAGTACAGAAAAAATCAACGGCCATGT tTCAAGCAACTCGACAAGAAAAGAAAAAGAAGTGTAA